Proteins encoded within one genomic window of Desulfatiglans sp.:
- a CDS encoding phosphoglucosamine mutase — translation MGKLFGTDGVRGEANRYPMNAQIAFAIGQAVVYILKKERARPKVVIGKDTRISGYMLESSLESGITSMGGDPYLLGVLPTPGIAFAAQSMRADAGIVISASHNPYQDNGIKIFSGNGFKLSDEQEEAIEDLMLSNTLHELVPPVKEMGKAFRLSDVNGRYIVFLKNTFPRDLSIEGMKIVLDTANGATYKVAPSAFWELGADVDVIHNSPNGVNINDNCGSQHTADLRKKVLEKGAAIGLAFDGDGDRLIAVDEKGNEITGDQILLICANTLKEQGRLKNDLLVSTIMSNLGLRMACKKYGFGHHASKVGDRYVLEDMIKLGGVIGGEESGHMIFLDQHTTGDGIITALQLIAAMVRSGKPLSELAKMMDIFPQKLINVDVKRKPDINTEPEIMEIIEQVEKELGDEGRVLVRYSGTQNMCRVMVEGPSEDVTTRFCKEIADVVKRILG, via the coding sequence ATGGGAAAATTATTTGGTACTGACGGAGTCAGGGGGGAAGCAAACAGGTATCCGATGAATGCACAGATCGCATTTGCCATTGGCCAGGCGGTTGTATATATACTTAAAAAAGAGCGGGCGCGTCCAAAGGTTGTAATAGGTAAAGACACCCGCATATCCGGCTACATGCTGGAGAGTTCTCTTGAGTCAGGCATAACCTCAATGGGGGGTGACCCTTACCTGCTAGGGGTTCTGCCAACACCGGGAATCGCCTTTGCTGCCCAGAGCATGAGGGCCGATGCAGGCATTGTTATTTCAGCATCTCACAACCCTTACCAGGATAACGGCATAAAGATTTTTTCAGGTAACGGATTCAAGCTTTCTGATGAACAGGAAGAGGCCATTGAAGACCTGATGCTGAGTAATACCCTGCATGAACTTGTGCCTCCTGTAAAAGAGATGGGCAAGGCCTTTCGCCTGAGCGATGTAAATGGCCGTTATATTGTATTCCTCAAGAATACATTCCCAAGGGATCTCTCCATTGAGGGGATGAAGATAGTCCTGGACACAGCCAACGGCGCCACCTATAAAGTCGCCCCTTCTGCCTTCTGGGAACTGGGAGCAGATGTAGATGTGATTCACAATTCCCCCAATGGTGTTAACATTAATGATAATTGTGGCTCTCAGCACACCGCTGACTTAAGAAAAAAGGTTTTGGAAAAGGGGGCCGCAATAGGTCTTGCCTTTGACGGCGATGGTGACAGGCTGATAGCTGTAGATGAAAAGGGTAATGAAATAACCGGAGACCAGATCCTGCTTATATGTGCAAATACCCTCAAGGAGCAGGGCCGTCTTAAAAATGACCTTCTTGTAAGCACCATTATGAGCAACCTGGGGCTCCGAATGGCCTGCAAAAAATATGGTTTCGGGCACCATGCCTCCAAGGTGGGAGACCGTTATGTACTTGAAGACATGATAAAGCTTGGCGGGGTTATAGGTGGTGAAGAATCCGGGCACATGATCTTTCTTGATCAGCACACAACTGGCGATGGTATAATCACCGCCCTGCAACTGATCGCCGCTATGGTCAGGTCAGGCAAACCCCTTTCAGAACTGGCCAAGATGATGGATATCTTTCCTCAAAAGCTTATAAATGTCGATGTAAAAAGAAAACCTGATATAAATACAGAGCCTGAAATCATGGAGATAATAGAGCAGGTGGAAAAGGAGCTGGGGGATGAAGGCAGGGTGCTTGTCCGCTATTCAGGAACCCAGAATATGTGCAGGGTTATGGTCGAGGGGCCGTCTGAAGATGTTACAACCAGATTTTGTAAAGAGATCGCAGATGTTGTCAAAAGGATTCTGGGCTAG